From Bacteroidales bacterium, a single genomic window includes:
- a CDS encoding TonB-dependent receptor — protein sequence MRRFFSIVFLLSCIGLNAQQHAILSGKVFDKKTKETLPGASVFIIGTSWGASTDLDGQFKITNVPKGIYDIVVSYVGYEPDTLKKFNISTNTPNLELYLNESSLNLNEVSVLAQRVVHTEASVIQDIKKSEQVVNGVSNEQITKNQDKNTAEVVKRIPGITITDNRFVTIRGLSDRYNTTLLNEGTAPSFENDKKAFAFDMLPSSIVERIMVYKTGSAELPGDFSGGAIQVFTKKYVDSNFTNITYGTKYNQYTTFNTFKTDQHGKTEFLGFNNGYRNLPDHFPANLNTLSNNEVFEASKKLSNNWALKSKNALPDQSFNFTLGRKLHLFNTSGVSFTSIGYSTSKQSYIADMYNYNSYDMQTQHSDTIYHYTDHIYQEKNNLIGLQNFVFNISSKNIVEFKNLLSQSNSNQTVYREGINFEEGSLVRNYSFNYQERTLYNTQLQGEHNFNNDLSSLTWNTFYSYTLNNQPDYRRIRTTKSIGDDSNQNYQVIIAPSASTLDAGRFFAKLNENTFGGNINYKQTFVNNEQTELFKIKGGVGMESRKRTFKARWMSYKKANSSSFDNSLLNESIDQLFTEQNMNSNGFLLTEGTNPSDQYTAENNQLFAYASISFKLIKKIQVIAGIRNEYNIQSLYSRNYSNKAVVVENPIFSILPSLNTTYAFNDKNILRLAYFKSINRPEFRELAPFSYYDFSLNNVLIGNESLKDANIHNLDLRWEYYPEPTEIINIGLFYKKFSNAIEMYYIPGSGSGGTRNFTYRNAPSASNYGIETEIRKSLATLLPKNKFFEKTGILVNAAYIYSIVNLGEEAKGQHSQRPLMGQSPYIINAGFYYQNSYTGLQANLVYNIIGKRIYVVGTYGTANIYELPKNNLDLTISYKFSRNFKVTLNINNLLNAASHFMQDSNEDGKININDETIAKYKTDRNVNVGLSLNF from the coding sequence ATGAGAAGATTTTTTAGCATTGTATTTTTATTGAGTTGCATTGGATTAAATGCTCAACAACATGCAATTTTAAGCGGTAAAGTTTTTGACAAAAAAACCAAAGAAACACTTCCAGGTGCATCGGTTTTTATTATTGGAACATCGTGGGGAGCTTCGACCGACCTAGATGGACAATTTAAAATAACCAATGTGCCCAAAGGTATTTACGATATTGTTGTAAGTTATGTTGGTTACGAACCCGATACGCTAAAAAAATTTAATATTAGCACCAATACCCCTAACTTAGAATTATACCTAAACGAAAGTTCGCTTAACTTAAACGAAGTTAGTGTTTTAGCTCAACGTGTAGTACACACCGAAGCATCCGTTATTCAAGACATAAAAAAAAGTGAACAAGTTGTAAATGGAGTTTCTAACGAACAAATTACAAAAAATCAAGATAAAAATACAGCCGAAGTCGTTAAGCGTATTCCCGGCATTACCATTACCGACAATCGCTTTGTAACAATTAGAGGATTATCCGATCGTTATAATACCACCTTACTAAACGAAGGTACAGCACCCAGTTTTGAAAATGATAAAAAAGCCTTTGCTTTCGATATGCTTCCATCGAGCATTGTTGAAAGAATCATGGTATATAAAACCGGATCGGCTGAGCTACCTGGCGATTTTAGTGGTGGAGCTATTCAAGTATTTACAAAAAAATATGTTGATAGCAATTTTACAAATATAACCTATGGAACCAAATATAACCAATATACAACTTTTAATACATTTAAAACCGATCAACACGGAAAAACTGAATTTTTAGGATTTAATAATGGTTATAGAAACTTACCCGATCATTTTCCAGCCAACCTAAATACATTAAGTAATAATGAAGTTTTTGAAGCTTCAAAAAAATTATCTAATAATTGGGCGTTAAAATCAAAAAATGCTTTACCTGACCAAAGTTTTAATTTTACACTTGGCAGAAAACTACATTTATTTAATACTTCGGGCGTTTCATTTACATCAATAGGATACTCTACTAGCAAACAATCGTATATTGCTGATATGTATAACTACAACTCGTATGATATGCAAACACAACACAGCGATACCATTTATCACTATACCGACCACATTTATCAAGAAAAAAACAATTTAATTGGACTTCAAAATTTTGTCTTTAATATTTCTTCAAAAAATATTGTAGAATTTAAAAATCTTTTAAGTCAAAGTAATAGCAATCAAACCGTATATAGAGAAGGTATTAATTTCGAAGAAGGTTCTTTAGTTAGAAATTATTCTTTCAATTATCAAGAACGAACATTATACAATACACAATTACAAGGAGAACATAACTTTAATAACGATTTAAGTAGTTTAACTTGGAATACATTTTATTCATATACATTAAATAATCAGCCTGATTATAGAAGAATAAGAACAACCAAAAGTATTGGTGATGATTCTAATCAAAATTATCAGGTTATCATTGCTCCTTCTGCATCGACTTTAGATGCAGGCAGATTTTTTGCTAAACTCAACGAAAACACTTTTGGAGGTAATATCAATTATAAACAAACTTTTGTAAATAATGAACAAACTGAATTATTTAAAATAAAAGGTGGAGTTGGAATGGAATCAAGAAAAAGAACTTTCAAAGCTCGATGGATGTCATACAAAAAAGCCAATAGTTCAAGTTTCGATAACAGCCTTTTAAACGAAAGCATTGACCAACTTTTTACCGAACAAAATATGAACAGCAACGGATTTTTACTTACCGAAGGAACAAATCCAAGCGATCAATATACTGCAGAAAACAATCAATTGTTTGCCTATGCGTCTATATCATTTAAGCTCATAAAAAAAATTCAGGTTATTGCTGGTATTAGGAATGAATACAATATACAATCTTTATATAGTAGAAATTATAGCAATAAAGCCGTTGTTGTTGAAAATCCAATATTTTCAATTTTACCATCTTTAAATACAACATATGCTTTCAATGATAAAAATATTTTACGTTTGGCATATTTTAAATCGATTAACCGTCCAGAATTTAGAGAGCTAGCTCCATTTTCGTATTATGATTTTAGTTTAAACAATGTTTTAATTGGTAACGAATCATTAAAAGATGCCAATATACATAATCTTGATTTACGCTGGGAATATTACCCTGAACCTACCGAAATTATTAATATTGGTTTGTTCTATAAAAAATTTAGTAATGCTATTGAAATGTACTATATACCAGGCTCAGGAAGCGGTGGAACAAGAAATTTTACTTATAGAAATGCACCATCGGCCTCTAATTATGGTATTGAAACTGAAATAAGAAAATCACTTGCAACATTGCTGCCCAAAAATAAATTTTTTGAGAAAACCGGTATTCTTGTAAATGCAGCGTACATATATAGCATCGTTAATTTAGGTGAAGAAGCAAAAGGACAACATTCGCAACGCCCATTAATGGGACAATCACCTTATATTATCAATGCAGGTTTTTATTATCAAAATTCATATACTGGATTACAAGCAAATTTAGTTTACAACATCATAGGAAAACGCATATATGTGGTTGGTACTTACGGTACTGCTAATATCTACGAACTTCCAAAAAATAACTTAGATTTAACCATAAGTTATAAATTTTCACGTAACTTTAAAGTTACATTAAATATTAACAATTTATTAAATGCTGCCTCACATTTTATGCAAGATTCTAACGAAGATGGTAAAATCAACATAAACGACGAAACCATTGCTAAATACAAAACTGATAGAAATGTTAATGTAGGTCTATCATTAAATTTTTAA
- a CDS encoding beta-lactamase family protein, with protein sequence MRKVVVSLLIIIIVFIVFYAAQSSSVRKTNQAQIAIIKKPSPPIEKFFISKQTFYIRKKLADFFKKQFIWGNFAGAVLVSYKGQIIYKDAFGYANRKLKNPITTQTAFQIGSVSKQFTAVAILQLIAQGKLSLNTDIRTIYPSFPYAGITIRMLLTHRSGLPNYIYQLENSPLNKNELINNQQVVEYMTQLNEKCYARPNKQYQYSNTGYVILAAIIEKISGLTFDEYVKKNIFEPLDMKHSFFYNDVYENKIPDNISVATGYLSPYQEAKFCYLNGVKGDKGIFTTIDDLHKWDTSLYKGYILPKNFIDSAFSKQTRTRLSNVFYGFGWKMYFLNDTMPIYFHSGWWQGYQSVIMHIPHDTITIVALKNKKTDHPINQRAIIDILYPNNHFWQKSKAQKPEPNEDE encoded by the coding sequence ATGCGTAAGGTTGTAGTATCGTTATTAATTATAATTATCGTGTTTATTGTATTTTATGCTGCTCAATCTTCATCCGTTCGAAAAACAAACCAAGCCCAAATTGCAATCATTAAAAAGCCAAGTCCTCCAATTGAAAAATTCTTTATTTCAAAACAAACATTTTATATTAGAAAAAAATTAGCTGATTTTTTTAAAAAACAATTCATTTGGGGAAATTTTGCTGGAGCTGTATTAGTAAGCTACAAAGGACAAATAATATATAAAGATGCTTTTGGGTATGCCAATCGTAAATTAAAAAATCCTATAACTACTCAAACTGCTTTTCAAATTGGTTCTGTTTCGAAACAATTTACTGCTGTTGCTATTTTGCAATTAATAGCTCAAGGAAAACTTTCGCTCAATACTGACATTAGAACTATTTATCCAAGTTTTCCTTATGCCGGAATTACTATACGTATGCTCCTCACCCATCGTTCTGGTTTGCCAAATTATATATATCAACTCGAAAATTCCCCTCTAAACAAAAATGAGCTTATAAACAATCAACAAGTTGTAGAATACATGACTCAACTTAACGAAAAATGTTATGCTCGTCCCAATAAACAATACCAATACAGCAATACCGGCTATGTAATTTTAGCTGCAATAATAGAAAAAATATCGGGGCTAACTTTCGATGAATATGTTAAAAAAAATATATTTGAACCTTTAGACATGAAACACAGTTTTTTCTACAACGATGTATATGAAAATAAAATACCTGATAATATTTCAGTAGCAACCGGTTACCTATCTCCTTATCAAGAAGCTAAATTCTGTTATTTAAACGGTGTAAAAGGCGATAAAGGAATTTTTACTACTATCGACGATTTACATAAATGGGACACTTCATTATACAAAGGTTATATTTTACCTAAAAATTTCATCGACAGTGCTTTTTCAAAACAAACTAGAACTCGCTTAAGCAATGTTTTTTATGGCTTTGGATGGAAAATGTATTTTTTAAACGACACCATGCCCATATATTTCCATTCGGGTTGGTGGCAAGGATACCAGTCGGTAATTATGCATATCCCTCACGACACTATTACCATAGTGGCTTTAAAAAATAAAAAAACAGATCATCCCATTAATCAAAGAGCCATCATAGACATTTTATACCCTAACAATCATTTTTGGCAAAAATCTAAAGCACAGAAACCTGAGCCAAACGAAGACGAATAG